TGGTGACAGGTACTGTTTGGTTTTCTTTTTCAACTTACAAGGTTAAATATATAAACTTTCTCTCCGAGCAATGCATAATGGGTGTGTTTCTTCTGCCCTCTGACTTTGTGAGACCAGATGTTCTCGAAAGCACATTTATCCTACTGCCAGCCCGACTCTGATGATCCGCAGCATGTTTAAGACATTTGGCATGGAGGAGTCACGGCGAGATGACTACGACATAGATGCTTGTTTGGAGCACAGTGAGGAGGACTTACAGGAGGCTTTCCTCGAGTTTTACCGTGATGTTCTGCCCGAGTTCAAGAGCGTTGGCAAGGTGGTGCAATTCAAGGTGAGATCAGGTTGGGTAGCTTTTCTTACATAATATTGATTTTGTTTTACGTGTACAATGGCAAATACAGATTATTTAGAATAGGAGATGGGGAAAACTATTGTTCCAGTGTAAAATTCTGTACGGCTACGGCTGGGATTCAGCTTCACTGATATTTCTATTCTTTTAGGTGAGCTGCAATTATGAACTACACCTGAGAGGAAATGTTTACATTCAGTTTGACACGTaagcacatcacacatcacactttGTCTAAACACATAAACTGCTAAAAGTTTGGATTTTAACTCTTTATTCTCTtgtctctgttgtctgtgtAGAGAGGAGCAGTGCAAAGAAGCCTTCATCAAGTTCAACGGGAGGTGGTATGCAGGTCGGCAGCTTCACTGTGAGCTATGTCCTGTTACACGATGGAAAAATGCAATTTGTGGTGAGGTTTCAAACACAGCAATGTTCCAGAGAGAGAATGTTAAGTTCTGTGTATGAACTATtccttttgtcttctttttagGATTGTATGACAGACAGAAGTGCCCTAAAGGGAAGCATTGCAACTTCCTGCATGTATTTCGAAACCCTGGAAATGAATTCTGGGAAGCTGACAGAGACCTACACTTGTCTCCAGACCGCAGCATCAGAGGGAGTCGCAGAGATGGGTGGCATTCAGAGAGACATGGAGAACGATCTTGGAGGCAACGTCACCACAGCAGAAGCCCGGTAAGATCAGAGAGGTCGTACAGTAGACGAGAGGATGTCAGAcgcagaagcagagagagaaggacCTCACATGAGCACAGAGATGACATGGGGTCATGTAGATCCCAACACAATGACCGAAGGAAAGATCGACATAAAAGTCGAGACAGGACAAGGAGCAGAagtagagacagacagacagacaggaaaagaaACAGTACAGAAACAGACGGGGAACATAAGCAGAGGAACAGAagtgaggagagagacagaTCAAGAAGTACAagcagagaaaggaaaagaacCAAGCAAAGCAGAGAAAGGAGCCCCAAGAATAAGAAAATGACTAATGttgacaccaacacacacagtcgACAGAAACACTCTaaaaagagcaaaaagaaacacaagaagaaacacaagaagaaaagcCGAAAGTCTGAAGGGACTTCATCTGGAGAGTCTGACGAGGAGAAAAAGTCAGAGGATGAGATGGTGGATACACATCCGGCACAGAGCCCCagtggagagagaggtgaaaCAGAGCCAACTCAAACGAACTGTGAGTGTCAGACTGTGTGCAGTGAGAATAACTTAAGTTCAGAAGTTAAAAGTGGACAGTCCAACACTGAGATTTCAAGTGAGCTGACTGGAAATGTGGACACGGGTGCGTCACAAAGTGAATTATAGGGGTGATTTAGGACATGATTCATGTTGTCTATCATTGCACTACATGAttttcttaaataaaaaaatatataaaaaatatgaacacaCTTCTTTTGTGTACATTTATTGATAACCTTCAAATATAAGAAACAAATGTGTTGGCAGTGGTTGATACAAAAAGTCATTTCCTTTG
This portion of the Parambassis ranga chromosome 3, fParRan2.1, whole genome shotgun sequence genome encodes:
- the zrsr2 gene encoding U2 small nuclear ribonucleoprotein auxiliary factor 35 kDa subunit-related protein 2, translated to MAAPTPPISAPVLSQKQRKAALRKERRKRKRQALAQVRQSTAEEEEETNDGDGEDDDVTEEERLRLHEGWLERERLAQEEFRLQVEREEAARKRKEEEERMIKEEWEAQQRKEQEEKEQKQQEKRDREEAVQKMLDEAESELENGRPWMNPEAPVTVNSENFGTERDIANCPFFLKTGSCRFGDRCSRKHIYPTASPTLMIRSMFKTFGMEESRRDDYDIDACLEHSEEDLQEAFLEFYRDVLPEFKSVGKVVQFKVSCNYELHLRGNVYIQFDTEEQCKEAFIKFNGRWYAGRQLHCELCPVTRWKNAICGLYDRQKCPKGKHCNFLHVFRNPGNEFWEADRDLHLSPDRSIRGSRRDGWHSERHGERSWRQRHHSRSPVRSERSYSRREDVRRRSRERRTSHEHRDDMGSCRSQHNDRRKDRHKSRDRTRSRSRDRQTDRKRNSTETDGEHKQRNRSEERDRSRSTSRERKRTKQSRERSPKNKKMTNVDTNTHSRQKHSKKSKKKHKKKHKKKSRKSEGTSSGESDEEKKSEDEMVDTHPAQSPSGERGETEPTQTNCECQTVCSENNLSSEVKSGQSNTEISSELTGNVDTGASQSEL